The DNA window CTGGATCCTGCGCCGCATGCCGGGCATGGCGGGCCAGGGACGGCAGGTCATCGAGATTCTGGCGGTGCGTGCGGTTGGGACGCGCGAACGCCTGATGCTCGTGCAGGTTGGGGAAGAGCAGATTCTGGTCGGGTTGACGCCGACCGGCATGCGCCATCTCCATACCCTGCGCACGCCGGTCGTCGTCGCGCCGGTGGAGCCGCGGGCGGGCGAGTTCGCGAGCCTGTTGCAGCGCGCCAGATCGCAGTGGGCGGGAAAATGAAGGGCGCCATGCGACTGGGGCTTGTGTTGGCGTTCGCGCTGGTGCCCGGACTTGTCCTGGCCCAGATCGGGGGAATGAATGCGGTCACCGTCACCAGCGCGCCGGATGGCGGGCAGGTCTATTCGGTGACCCTGCAGATCCTGCTGTTCATGACCCTGCTGACCTTGCTGCCGTCGGCGCTCATCATGCTGACCTCGTTCACGCGCATCATCATCGTGCTGGGCATTCTGCGCCAGGGGTTGGGCACCTCCCAAACGCCCTCGAACCAGATCCTGCTTGGATTGGCGTTGTTTTTGACCCTCTTTGTCATGGCGCCCGTGTTCCAGGAAATTTATGACACGGCCGCCATTCCCTACATGGAGGAGAAACTCGGCACCGAGGAGGCGCTCGGCAAGGCGATCAAACCGCTGCGCACCTTCATGCTGGCGCAAACCCGGGAAACCGATCTGTCGCTCTTCGCCGAGATCCGGGGACTCGACGGTTTCGACTCGCCCGACGCCATTCCGCTCAATCTGCTGGTGCCGGCCTTTGTGATCAGCGAATTGAAAACCGCCTTCCAGATCGGCTTCCTGATCCTGATTCCCTTTTTGATCATCGACCTGGTGGTGGCCAGCGTCCTCATGTCGATGGGCATGATGATGCTGTCGCCGATGATCATCTCGCTGCCTTTCAAGATCATGCTGTTCGTGCTGGTCGATGGCTGGTCGCTGGTGATGGGCACCTTGGCCCAGAGTTTTTTTACCTGAGGTGATGCGCGATGACGCCCGAAATGGTGATGGATATTGGCAAAGAGGCCGGCGAGGTCATCGTTTTGTTGGCGGCGCCGCCCCTGCTGGCTGGATTGACCATCGGTCTGATCGTCAGCATGATCCAGGCCGCGACCCAGATTCAGGAAATGACCCTCAGCTTCATTCCCAAGCTGCTGGGTGTCGGGGCCTCGCTGATCTTCGCGGGCCACTGGATGCTGTCGCTGATCACCGACTACATCATCCGTCTCTATCACAGTATTCCGAACCTGATCGGGTGATCCGAGCGGTCGCAATCCGTCATGAACTTTGCCGCCGAGGAGATCGTGCTCTGGGTCGGCGCGCTGATGTGGCCATTCGTGCGCATCAGCGCCGCACTGCTGGTCGCGCCGCTCTTCGGTGCCCGCAATGTCAATGTGCGCGCCCGGCTGGCGTTAGGGCTGCTGCTGGCGCTGGTCGTGGCGCCGCAGTTGGCCGCTCAGCCGACGGTCGATCCGCTCAGTCTGGGCGGATTGGTGGTGGCCATGCGGCAGATCCTGATCGGGGTCGCCATGGGCTTTATCCTGCAAATGGTCTTTTCGGCCCTGACCCAGGCAGGCGAATACATCGCGCTCTCGATGGGGCTGGGTTTCGCGTCGGCCGTCGATCCGGTCGGCGGGGTCCAGGTACCGATGATCTCGCAGTTTCTTACCATCCTGGCGACTTTGATCTTTCTGGCCTTGAACGGCCATCTGGTGCTGATCGAGTTATTGATCCGCAGCTTCGAGACCTTTCCGGTGACGGGCGCCGGATTGACCTCCGACGATTTGTGGGCGGTCATCGGCTTTGGCAGTCAGATGTTTTCCGGTGCCGTCCTGATTGCCCTGCCCGCGATGGCCTCGCTGCTTCTGGTCAATCTCGCGATGGGCGTGGTCACGCGGGCGGCGCCCCAGCTCAATATTTTCGCCGTGGGTTTTCCCGTGACCATTCTGGCCGGCTTTCTCATTTTGATACTGACGCTGCCGGCCTTGTCCGCGCGGATCGGCGAATTGCTCCTGATCGCGTTTGCGCTGATCCAGCAGATCACGAGAACCTGACATGGCCGAAAACGAAAATGGTCAGGAACAAACCGAACAACCGACCGCGAAGCGTCTGCGCGAGGCCCGTGAAAAGGGCCAGGTCGCCCGCTCGCGCGAATTCAATACCCTGGTGATCCTGATCGCTGGCGGCGTCTTTTTGCTGTTTCTTGGTGGCGATCTTGCCGGGGGCCTGAGTGCGCTGTTGACGGATGCCTTAACGCTTGAGAGGAGCCTGATTTACGATCCGGGTCTGCTGCTGCCGTATCTGCGCGATCTGATGACCCGCGCACTGCTGATTGTCGCGCCGCTTTTTGTCGTCATGATGACCATTGCGATTCTTGGTCCCATCCTGATCGGCGGCGCGAACTTCTCCGCGAAGGCCTTCGCGCCGAAATTCTCGAAACTCAATCCGATTACCGGAATCAAGCGCGTTTTTTCGGTTCAGGGCTTGATGGAACTGGTCAAGTCGCTCGGTAAGTTCGTTCTGGTGGGTCTGGTCGCCGGCCTGGCGATCAGCGGCATTTGGGAGTCGTTGATGCATCTGGGCGAACTGCCGGTGGAGGTCGCGATCACGCGGACGGGAGAGATGGCGGTCAACCTGTTTCTGATCGCGTCGGCCGCCTTGCTGCTGGTGGCGGCCATCGATGTGCCGTTTCAACTCTACAATCACAACAAACAGTTGAAGATGACGCTTCAGGAGATCAAGGACGAGTTCAAGGAAAGCGATGGCAAACCCGAGGTCAAGGGACGGATCCGCCAGATGCAGATGGAAATGTCGCGGCGCCGGATGATGTCCGAGGTGCCCAATGCGGATGTCATCATCACCAATCCCACCCACTATGCCGTGGCCATCGCCTATGCGGCCGCGACCATGCGCGCCCCGCACCTGCTGGCGAAAGGCGCCGATGACGTCGCGGCGGCCATCCGCGAACTGGCCGAGACGCATGACATCCCGCGGATCGAGGCGCCCAGGGTGGCGCGCGCGATCTATTTCACCACCGAGATCGGCCAGGAAATCCCCAACGGACTCTTCGTGGCCGTGGCCCGGCTGCTGGCCTATGTCTACCAGCTCAAGCGCGAGGATCCCGAGGTCGAGATGCCCGACGATCTGCCGGTCCCCGAGGAGTATCTCGATCCGCGGGTCTCCCGCCAGGCGCGGAGAGAAGCCCGATGACGACCGTGAGCGACCGTCTCGGCGGTCTTCGCCAGCTTGGTCTCGGCGTGCC is part of the Thiocystis violascens DSM 198 genome and encodes:
- the fliR gene encoding flagellar biosynthetic protein FliR, with translation MNFAAEEIVLWVGALMWPFVRISAALLVAPLFGARNVNVRARLALGLLLALVVAPQLAAQPTVDPLSLGGLVVAMRQILIGVAMGFILQMVFSALTQAGEYIALSMGLGFASAVDPVGGVQVPMISQFLTILATLIFLALNGHLVLIELLIRSFETFPVTGAGLTSDDLWAVIGFGSQMFSGAVLIALPAMASLLLVNLAMGVVTRAAPQLNIFAVGFPVTILAGFLILILTLPALSARIGELLLIAFALIQQITRT
- the fliP gene encoding flagellar type III secretion system pore protein FliP (The bacterial flagellar biogenesis protein FliP forms a type III secretion system (T3SS)-type pore required for flagellar assembly.), coding for MRLGLVLAFALVPGLVLAQIGGMNAVTVTSAPDGGQVYSVTLQILLFMTLLTLLPSALIMLTSFTRIIIVLGILRQGLGTSQTPSNQILLGLALFLTLFVMAPVFQEIYDTAAIPYMEEKLGTEEALGKAIKPLRTFMLAQTRETDLSLFAEIRGLDGFDSPDAIPLNLLVPAFVISELKTAFQIGFLILIPFLIIDLVVASVLMSMGMMMLSPMIISLPFKIMLFVLVDGWSLVMGTLAQSFFT
- the fliO gene encoding flagellar biosynthetic protein FliO produces the protein MTLRRPRSRHPAARDLGLLIALAAPPLLAAPAAESARAASGYLAQLVGGLVLVILTILVMAWILRRMPGMAGQGRQVIEILAVRAVGTRERLMLVQVGEEQILVGLTPTGMRHLHTLRTPVVVAPVEPRAGEFASLLQRARSQWAGK
- the flhB gene encoding flagellar biosynthesis protein FlhB gives rise to the protein MAENENGQEQTEQPTAKRLREAREKGQVARSREFNTLVILIAGGVFLLFLGGDLAGGLSALLTDALTLERSLIYDPGLLLPYLRDLMTRALLIVAPLFVVMMTIAILGPILIGGANFSAKAFAPKFSKLNPITGIKRVFSVQGLMELVKSLGKFVLVGLVAGLAISGIWESLMHLGELPVEVAITRTGEMAVNLFLIASAALLLVAAIDVPFQLYNHNKQLKMTLQEIKDEFKESDGKPEVKGRIRQMQMEMSRRRMMSEVPNADVIITNPTHYAVAIAYAAATMRAPHLLAKGADDVAAAIRELAETHDIPRIEAPRVARAIYFTTEIGQEIPNGLFVAVARLLAYVYQLKREDPEVEMPDDLPVPEEYLDPRVSRQARREAR
- the fliQ gene encoding flagellar biosynthesis protein FliQ — translated: MTPEMVMDIGKEAGEVIVLLAAPPLLAGLTIGLIVSMIQAATQIQEMTLSFIPKLLGVGASLIFAGHWMLSLITDYIIRLYHSIPNLIG